From the genome of Pleuronectes platessa chromosome 12, fPlePla1.1, whole genome shotgun sequence:
AGGGCTTTATTTTCCTCATAAAGAAAGCAGGTCATTCCCACATCTCATCCTGTactgtaattatttttaaaatctATGTCTTTGCAGATATTACAGCTTTTTGTAGATAGTCTTAAAAGTCTCCTCGTCCTGCAGGAGAAATGTTACATGTCTTCCTCTCAGCAGTACACAACGATCCAAACAGCAAGAACGTTGTGCAAGGAAatgatttattgacattttggccatgaaataaaaacatacagaAGGCTGCAGtaactgctgctgtgtcatttcTGCTGTTGGcatttgatttaattcacaTTTCAGTAAACTTGACCCGTTCTATAATTTAtactataaaaatgtaatatcaaACTTGTCAAGTGTCTGAAACTACCAGCTCATTCGTATATATTTCTTAATTTAAGACAAATGTTATAATACAATTGTATTATTCATCTGCACACAATTAACTacatgaatagaaaataaaagaggaaagatTTGAGAAAGAATCAAAATCCCGGAGAACTGACATGAAATCAACCTAATGAGAGTTTGAGACGGGATTCTTTTCATCTCAGGTACTTCATGTTGTTAATGTATGAGTTGCTCTGGATGGATCCCCATGGTGTTGTAGATCTCTTTGAGGATGAGCAGAGCAGTGTCTTCAGATTgcctggaaaaaaagaaagggggtTACTGTAGAAGCGTCACCCTCATGTGCTAACAGCTGAAGTGGGGGTGAGATAAGATGCAGGAAAAGCATCAACTTCTCAAATCAATAAACTTCTTGcttaaaaatttttttgtatgaTTTATACTTCATAGAGTGGCTGAAATTTCTTCGTCAATCAAcacaatttaaaatcaaatcattttGGTTTCAATTGGAGGAACTTGCAGGatcatttaaaatcttttttaaagatgtgcAGTGTTAAAAAGCCAGAGTGAAATGGGGAGCTCTGTACCAGTAGCAGAGATGACTCTGGAGGGCAAACAGGTACTCGTTGAAACTCTCGATGGGCTTCTCCTGCAGCACGTAGTCGATGCGATTCCCTCCGTTCAACATCCCGATCTTCACCTGcggctcctcttctctctgaggCTCAGGGCCCTCTGTGATCTTGTGCTCTGTGGGAAATCAGAATCCACTCGTTAATCTCGAAACAATACAGAAATCCCTCACACTGAAGAGTCATGAATCAGAGAAACTCACCCTCCTCCGCTTGCTTCTCCTGTTCTTCAATCTGGTTTGCCACCATGGCCAGCTCGGCCTGAAGCTGGGCGGACGAGGTGTGAGCGCGAGCGAAGTCGTTGAGCGTCTGCCAGGCGCTCCTCAGGGAGGTGATGAAACCATGCTTCAGGTCTGAGCCCATCCTGGTGAGACTCTCCTTCAGCTCTGAAACACAGAGATCCACAACTTGACCAATCTGCATGGAGAAATTTGCTCAGTCCCGAGCCTTTACAACATATGCAAAAGTGACTAAAGGCTAttactttacttttatttgagTTATTTTACTTGTCGACAAAATGTTACAACAGCAGCCTCTTCCTTTTCTTCATGTTTAAATTTTAGACAAGTGAAACTTAATTTTGTCCTTCAGCTTAAGTAAAACCCTGTGTATTTTTTGCCATAGTATTGTGCAACAGCTGATGTAAGAATAGATTCTTTGTATTTCATCACCTCTCAACTTAGGACACCCCTCCCATAAGAGGCAGAGAGGACTGAACTGAGGACACCACTACATAAACAACATTTACTAACTATTTTAGGTTCTTGAGAACTTGTGCAAGTCTCCCAGCTTCAagtgaatgaaaatgaattcaCTTGAAGCATATTAAATATGTTATCAGCATTAAGACAACAGTGGTCAAGTAATCTGGGACGATAAATGAGCGAGTGTCGTACCGAGATGAAGTCTCTTCCTTCCTTTGTGATGAGGGATCAAAACAGGCTTCAGGTCCAGGTCTGGTATGATCAAGGGCTCGATCCTGTAGGCCACAGGGTCCAACTACAAGAAGAACGATTAGAGGGTTAAAACATTAAGTGACATTGATGACTTGCCTCCGCCAAAGAGGTTATGTATTCGCCGTGTCCAGTTTATTGTTTCTGAGCAGAACTACACAACAACTTAACAGGTTTCcataaaacttaattttaacAGTGTAAGATCGGGCATTAACCGAGGGAATAATGCAtcgatcttgatgaaagaaatcagtcTATTAGTGTGCATAATTTGGTGCTGtctaatttaaggggactgttaggCCTTGGCAGTGGTATAGGATCTATTTAATGCCATTCTAGTTTGATCTGTATTTTCATGCACAACAATTATCATTTGGGGAAGTAGTGTTAAGAGGAAATTGCTTATATTTATGTGACAATAATACTAAATACTAAAAAACTCATATGAAACCGACTAAAGAATTATAGAGTTGATTGAATTGACAGAATAAATGTCTTTGAACAATCAAGAATGACAGAAGCATGCTTCAAGTCAAGTGGGTGAATAACTTTTGAACATCTCCCGTTTCATTAGCAGTGATTCCTTCTTTCAGGATGAAAAGGTTATGGAGCAGCCTACCGGATGGTATATATTGAAGAATCCCTTGCACGTGGGCAGCTGGTATGACTCCTCGATGTTCTCCAGTCCTCGGACTGTCAGGAACATGCCAATCGGAGAACCCAAAGCGAAGAAATTCATTGGCTCAAAGTCAAGACCGTGGTAGACCACCGACACCTGCAGAACAAAACGTCAGTGAAGTAATTGCTAAATAAAAAGTTTGTTACAAACATCACCTCTCATTGTGTATTGAAGTCACTTTTACCTGTCCAGTACCAACTTCAAAGTAATTGTAGTTGACATGGATGGAGGAGAAAGTGCTGCCAACAGGAAGCTTCTGTAGAACGGCATCAGGGAGAGCTTCAGCTGCTGGAGGCGGTGCCACAACCAGACTGAGCTCTTTGGCTTCTGCTTTCTTCTCCTGGGCTGCCTGACGTGCAGCCTGCATACGTAAAAGCATGACAGAGATGAATAAGAGCACATCAGCAGGGCCATCACCGCTGGTTTACAagctgcacacatacacacacactcaggagaCCAACTTGCCTGCTTGATCAGTCTTTCTTGGACAAACTTGGTGATCTTTTTCCTGGGGCCCAGTGGGATTCCCATCTCCTTCAGGTCCTCAGCAGTGCACATGAGCTGAAAGAAAGGGACAAAATAAACTCAGTCACTATCTTCTGAGAATTACATGAGGTTTAACTTGAGAAAACAGCATTAGCTCTCACCAGACTTTTAAttatcagttgttttttttaaatcttaagGGGAAAAAAGGTTTTTTAAATCTTACAAAAGATTCGCTGTCAATCTTCTCCTCATCAAAGGTGCTCATGTACTCGGAAAGGCCCAGATTTTCCAGCATAGTAGAAAGATCTTCacactcctcttcatcttctttgaCCTCCTGTTCTACAGCCGGAGGAGCGACTGCATTACTTTCCTGTGTAACAGGGGCAGCCGCCTGATAAGAGAAGCAGAACTTACATGATGTATTGCAACCATATTTTGATCTGTTTCATTATGTACAAAAGGAAACCAAAGATCTGAAAATGTTCATGATCAATTCTAAGATGCATCACATTCAGTGGGTAAATAAATagacatatataaaaaaagatgtgtTCCTGTGTTTAGTTGTTAAATTCGATTAACTGTTGTATGACCTGTTTGGCGTCTCCATTAGAAGTGTGCATGACTGGCATGGCTGCTGCAAGAGAGCCATCCTTCTGATTAGAAAGCAGGTCGAAGAGAATCAGTGAACctgcaacaacaaaaatcaGAACCACCTTGTAGAAACCAGAGAAACGGAGAGAGCAGAGGTGCTGAAGCTACTGAACTGGTTTGGTACCTAAACTGTGTCCAGACACTGATATTCCTCCTCTGTAGTCTGGGTTCCTCATCAGGAACAGAGCATAAAGTCTATTAATCTCAAGGGCAACTGTGTCCATGATGGTCTGGCAGTACGTGGGACTGTTGTAGAACAGCACGTCTAATAAAGTCTCATTCGTAAAGTGACGTAACCGTCCAGTGCTGGGCAGGGTGATCTTCTTTATCCTcctaaaaagagaaagaagattATCATTAAGTCAGATTATGGTCTGTGTGTTCTTATTGTTAAAAGGAATTCTCTAACAAGCGTTATCTGTGTTAGTCCCCCCAAAACTCCTCTGTTGTCTAATAGCTGATGTTTTGCGTTACAATTAATGGATAACTGACTTGGCATATCTGGACTTAATGGATCCTGATGGACTGTTTATTGACCTTATATTTCAGATTTATAAGATTTAATTTTTCggttaagattaaaaaaaacacagtccaAGTAAACCTAACTCTCCTCACCTGTCCACCCCGGTGGCGTCTCCGTGCAGAGCCGTGTGCCACTGGACAGGTAGGAACTCCACCCTGCTGATGGcgtgttcatccaccgacttcTTAAAGTGgctgtgcagcagcttcagggacACGCTGCGGAAGTCGTCCACTGGAAGCGCAAGaattttaattgtttatttcaCAAATAATGTCCCCAGTGGAAGTTTCAACAACACTGTCAAAGGGCATGACTGCATACGGAACTCACCACACTCAACCATGCTCCTAAACCTCAGGTCACACACTGGACCGATTCCATGAACCATGAACACCAGGTGATCCACCTTGGGGAGCTCGCCTGGGAGAGATGCACATGATGGAAATGTTCAATTTGATTTCCCTGACATGGCGGACACAGTCAGTTACTGCTGACCTCTTAACAGCCACCAACAAGAAAATCATTCTTACATTTACGACCAGATGTTAAAATACATATCACagttaaatattaatacattttcccTTATAAACACATCCTAGTGGTTGGCACTTCCTCTAAAGTCCTTTGACATTACAGATCTCACTTTAGAATTTCCTGACAAACCATTTTTCTCTGGAATTATCTGAGCTTCCCTGACAAATCTGTGAGCTTTAAGTTTATTTCCATTATATGTTTGTGCCTCAACTTAGATTAAATGAACAAGAGGAGCTTCTCTACCATCAGGTACTTCGTCATTGTCGTCATCGACCCCTCTCTTCACTACTCTGGGCCGGGTCTGTCCATCCTGAGTTGTGCCCCACTCATCTGGTATGGAGGAAGGCTGAAACTGCACAATCACCTACAGAGGTAGAAAGAACCAGCGTCACCACTCATTCAGTAAAAGTAAATGGATTAATCATCAAAAGACTACAAATCAGCACAGAAAATAGAGTAACCTTTGGATTATGCATGACAATGGTTTCTCCTGATGGGAACTCCAGTCGACGGTGCCACTGGTTTGTTGATACAGCTTTCTTGTACTCTGCCTTTGTAAATAGACAAAAGTACACAATCAATATGTTACAACACAAAACTGTGCGTCAGAGACAGTGCAAGAACTGGGGGAgaaatacttatatttaatttgaaaggaaCAATGTCAGAAAAAAGGATGTTCAACATTTTGCTAACACATCTGTTTTTGGGTCGAAAGCAGAAGTGACACAAACCTCCAGCTTCTCACTAAACTCTTCAGAGTAAGGGATGAATCGACTGTCCGAATCCCCTTTGTAGAACCAGCTACAGCGGCGGACCTCTGTCGGCTCCTCCTCCCAGTACACTGAAGTCCGCATGCGGTCGTAGAGCTGCACGTCATAACGTCCTCCTTCTGTTCGCACAATCACATTTTCTGGATCTGGCTGAACTGAAAAGACAAATAGGCCACAACCTCATTAGAGCAGATCCCAGGATCACCGAGGTGTAAGAGCAGCCGCACTGTCAAgcttggattaaaaaaaactcctcaTCCCAAAGGGAAATTTGCTGTGTTATGATTGCTTGACACAATAATGATAAACAATCAGTGAAGAGAAAAATGTACATATGTAAATGTCCATAAATAGGTCAGCATGATAGAATGTCTAGGCCTCCAGAGGTCCTACATCGTCATACCTGAGTTGTACGTCTCCTCGAGCTGAAGGGAGTCGATGATGCTGAAGGGAAGCCAGACACATTTTGACTCCACTAGTTTACAGTAGAACCAATGAGGCTGTACAGCTTCATAGACGTTGTACTGGTATTGCATCATGGGACCTGCGGGGACTATTGCTCCAGCAGTGGTGGGTGGAGGCGGAGGCCCTTGCATATGTGTGGGTGGAGGCTGAAGGAGAAGGGGGAAATAATACCGATTAAAAAACATAGTTTTCATTAAgaatggatgtgtttgtgttttcattaactTAATGAGTTAATCAAGTATCTGACAAACACAAGAGTCACATATAAGCCTGTACCTACCCTTGTGAATGGGGGTCCTGACATTGGGAATGACTGTGGTGTCGAGCTGAGTGGGTAAGGATTCTGCTGTGGTGTGTGCATAGGCGGCAGGACCTCCGGAGCTGGCATATAAGGACTGGCTTTGCTGCTGGTGGGGGTGTGTCTGTACGGGTTATGACTCTGCGGCTGCATCGCGGGAGGCGGTGGGGTCattgtggtgggggggggagtgtgaCGTCCCATAGGGCTCTGGTAAACTGCGCTGCCGAACGCTGGAGTAGCGGGGTTCATGTGTGAGCCCATAGATGGTTGATGTGGTGAAGCCATGCCGATGCTGCTGGGAGCAGAAACAGGCCCCATTGCTGTCGGAGCAGCTGACAGGGCCGCCGGCGGGTACGCCGACTGACCGATGGAGGCAAACGGGTCACTGCTGGTTACGGGGCTGGAGAAATAGTTGAATGTAGAAGCGGCTGGCCCATTCCCTGATGTCTGACCCAGGAAGCTGTCTTCTTCTCCGACCTCAGTGGAATCCTCTGATGGAGATTAAAACAGAGGAAAAGTTCAAAGAGTGCAGCACATGTATCTGTGACTCGGTAACGAACATGctagacattttaatgattaAACGTTTGCATGAACCTAAATTTTACAAATATTTAGTCACAGATGGGTGCATCATGTTGACATGGAGGGGTCacccaaaaaacaaacacaaccatagaaaaaagaaaatggagaaaGCAACGGTGAGGGACAAAGAcaaatggagaaaaataagacaaaagGGAAAGATTAAATAAATCGACATGCCCAAAGGTTCGTAAAATGGACAACAACCTAAAAGTGATACATaccatgtttacatgtttatggTAGGGCTTTTGA
Proteins encoded in this window:
- the sec23ip gene encoding SEC23-interacting protein; protein product: MADRKTNNASNSGANLLFNAAPEFNFNLPFMPVSQASGSAVLSGEDSTEVGEEDSFLGQTSGNGPAASTFNYFSSPVTSSDPFASIGQSAYPPAALSAAPTAMGPVSAPSSIGMASPHQPSMGSHMNPATPAFGSAVYQSPMGRHTPPPTTMTPPPPAMQPQSHNPYRHTPTSSKASPYMPAPEVLPPMHTPQQNPYPLSSTPQSFPMSGPPFTRPPPTHMQGPPPPPTTAGAIVPAGPMMQYQYNVYEAVQPHWFYCKLVESKCVWLPFSIIDSLQLEETYNSVQPDPENVIVRTEGGRYDVQLYDRMRTSVYWEEEPTEVRRCSWFYKGDSDSRFIPYSEEFSEKLEAEYKKAVSTNQWHRRLEFPSGETIVMHNPKVIVQFQPSSIPDEWGTTQDGQTRPRVVKRGVDDDNDEVPDGELPKVDHLVFMVHGIGPVCDLRFRSMVECVDDFRSVSLKLLHSHFKKSVDEHAISRVEFLPVQWHTALHGDATGVDRRIKKITLPSTGRLRHFTNETLLDVLFYNSPTYCQTIMDTVALEINRLYALFLMRNPDYRGGISVSGHSLGSLILFDLLSNQKDGSLAAAMPVMHTSNGDAKQAAAPVTQESNAVAPPAVEQEVKEDEEECEDLSTMLENLGLSEYMSTFDEEKIDSESFLMCTAEDLKEMGIPLGPRKKITKFVQERLIKQAARQAAQEKKAEAKELSLVVAPPPAAEALPDAVLQKLPVGSTFSSIHVNYNYFEVGTGQVSVVYHGLDFEPMNFFALGSPIGMFLTVRGLENIEESYQLPTCKGFFNIYHPLDPVAYRIEPLIIPDLDLKPVLIPHHKGRKRLHLELKESLTRMGSDLKHGFITSLRSAWQTLNDFARAHTSSAQLQAELAMVANQIEEQEKQAEEEHKITEGPEPQREEEPQVKIGMLNGGNRIDYVLQEKPIESFNEYLFALQSHLCYWQSEDTALLILKEIYNTMGIHPEQLIH